The following coding sequences lie in one Rutidosis leptorrhynchoides isolate AG116_Rl617_1_P2 chromosome 6, CSIRO_AGI_Rlap_v1, whole genome shotgun sequence genomic window:
- the LOC139851696 gene encoding glucan endo-1,3-beta-glucosidase 11-like, with protein MSISTTHFRHFSALLLLLLFPAAFVSSIGINYGKIANNLPSPEKAVPLVKSIGVNKIKLYDADPKVLKAFANTNVEFVVGIGNEHLSNLQDPDSGQSWVNSNIQPYLPSTKITSIAVGNEVLIFNDTSLSGYLLPAMQNIHTALVNMKLDSKITVTTPHSLAVLETSYPPSSGAFRQDLIRCLTPILDFLSETCSPFLINAYPFFAYKGNSKQVSLDYVLFQPNDGIQDSKTNLHYDNMLFAQIDAVYAALGSLGYKKLHVQISETGWPSKGDDDEPGASPENAKKYNGNLLKIVNKQKRTPAMPDYDLNIFVFALFNENLKPGPTSERNYGLFKPDGTPAYDLGFSNGGSSGHNKTGTLPPPFVLSPENPSDGYMSISSVERSVLKNSIGIVLLLTMSWISIGFHVCL; from the exons ATGTCAATTTCCACCACCCATTTCCGCCACTTCTCcgccctcctcctcctcctccttttTCCTGCGGCATTCGTATCTTCAATCGGAATCAATTACGGCAAAATCGCCAACAACTTACCATCGCCCGAAAAAGCAGTCCCATTAGTCAAATCCATCGGTGTCAATAAAATCAAACTTTACGACGCTGATCCTAAAGTACTAAAAGCATTTGCCAACACAAACGTTGAATTCGTCGTTGGGATTGGTAACGAACACTTATCAAATCTACAAGACCCTGACTCGGGTCAATCATGGGTCAACTCAAACATTCAACCTTATCTTCCATCTACTAAAATCACCTCCATTGCGGTTGGAAACGAAGTTTTGATATTTAACGACACGTCACTCTCTGGTTACTTACTTCCAGCTATGCAGAACATACACACTGCATTAGTTAACATGAAATTAGACTCGAAAATTACTGTAACCACACCGCATTCTTTAGCTGTTCTAGAAACTTCTTATCCTCCATCTTCAGGAGCTTTCAGGCAGGATCTAATCCGTTGTCTTACTCCGATTTTGGATTTCCTTTCCGAAACATGTTCGCCTTTTTTGATCAATGCATATCCTTTCTTCGCGTACAAAG GTAACTCAAAGCAGGTGTCACTAGATTACGTTCTGTTTCAACCCAACGACGGAATTCAAGATTCCAAAACCAATTTGCATTACGACAACATGTTGTTCGCACAAATTGATGCAGTGTACGCAGCTCTAGGTTCCTTGGGTTACAAGAAACTTCATGTTCAAATATCTGAAACTGGATGGCCATCAAAAGGAGACGATGATGAACCCGGGGCGTCACCTGAAAACGCTAAGAAGTACAACGGAAacttattaaaaattgttaataaACAAAAAAGAACACCAGCAATGCCTGATTATGATTTGAATATTTTTGTGTTTGCATTGTTTAATGAGAATTTGAAGCCTGGGCCCACTTCTGAAAGGAATTATGGTTTGTTTAAGCCGGATGGAACTCCGGCTTATGATCTAGGGTTTTCGAATGGAGGAAGTTCCGGTCATAATAAGACCGGAACGTTGCCGCCGCCGTTTGTTTTGTCGCCGGAGAATCCTTCCGATGGTTATATGTCAATCTCCTCTGTG GAAAGAAGTGTTTTGAAGAACAGTATCGGAATCGTACTATTATTGACAATGAGTTGGATTTCAATTGGGTTCCATGTTTGCTTGTGA
- the LOC139851856 gene encoding uncharacterized protein yields MKSRSHRLPKISDTPDDWVDESWVVDCVCGVNFDDGEEMVDCDECGVWVHTRCSRYVKSEKLFACDKCKSRRLKKESEETEVAQLLVELPSKTLRADNPYMSFASQNLFHVWTEVPVEEKVHVHGVPGGDPALFNGVSSLFGPELWKCTGYVPKKFNHQYREFPCWDNRPDDDHHDDDDKNRREENGNHDNNGADALFFLSKKNGELKTQVNGVGLLDMGPPSGVTMKQDVGRHKKVLKDQNRKKIVKSIEKDVDTKKRKHHFADTVVRTTSSDVKKLESNEKKALKVFKTDKQRYRHDKSEVDVQNVDGSRPIPSNESKQMEEKDGIQVHSSDQVSFKKENGMTSSLIRSPMETSTTMHKDGHVAYDNGRSNSISNGSRSNMNNLEQVDSVPNGKLHAQIDVKSEEMNHSVKTTDSQNVHPSDLKLDSSETLAQDTKVPDDPSSASFEMKKEAVRVSKTVQTVVKDPPHIDTKADDPGESYGGIRPKGPVSGSENSTVAQSSSEAQIKLNGTMSSPKVASSHRKVNVKSSSIPSVPDKAGYSIHDDRKIKKDNNGDTFEKPKKSVKEPPKSSSTSDLKSSHLSRSSLAPVSKKTLSDLKDSSVLSSSKTSSATRDATRDSGDSASSLRRDNGAHKQNKKSEKTTQLNRHHAPKNHPPHVNLSDEELALLLHQELNSSPRVPRVSRMRNTGSLPQLASGTSTSILMKRTSSGVKDNEVVLRKKNKDKDSGNNTVTNSREVDGGKRTDKTPYVAYSRRHDPHKNGSAKMVHPPAATTGSCGPSSSNEVNQNASDVETGVITHRTLPALIGDIMSKGRRMTYEELCNAVLPHWPNLRKHNGERYAYSSHSQAVLDCLRNRSEWSRLVDRGPNKTNVGRKKRKSEANAPNLESEDDEDCSIDRNTKDVDNSNGKRLVARKQRRLTLQGRKIKDVRRRRKTEDSDVESSDESNEESEYSDEEMQDGKTSGGPNEASGSSDETGTMS; encoded by the exons ATGAAAAGCCGGTCACATAGGTTACCGAAGATTTCGGACACACCGGATGACTGGGTGGATGAATCATGGGTGGTGGATTGTGTTTGTGGGGTTAATTTTGATGATGGGGAAGAAATGGTTGATTGTGATGAATGTGGTGTTTGGGTGCACACCAGGTGTTCGAGATATGTCAAGAGTGAAAAATTGTTTGCTTGTGATAAGTGTAAAAGTAGGAGGCTTAAGAAAGAGAGCGAAGAAACGGAAGTTGCACAATTGTTAGTTGAATTGCCTAGTAAAACGTTGAGGGCCGATAATCCGTATATGAGTTTCGCAAGTCAAAATCTATTTCATGTTTGGACTGAGGTTCCTGTGGAAGAAAAGGTGCACGTGCACGGTGTACCTGGTGGCGATCCTGCTTTGTTTAATGGAGTTTCTTCACTTTTTGGTCCTGAACTTTGGAAATGTACGGGTTATGTTCCTAAAAAGTTTAATCATCAATATCGGGAGTTCCCTTGCTGGGATAATAGGCCTGATGATGatcatcatgatgatgatgataagaatAGGCGAGAGGAAAATGGTAATCATGATAACAATGGGGCAGATGCATTGTTTTTTTTGTCAAAGAAGAATGGTGAACTGAAAACTCAAGTTAATGGAGTAGGTTTGTTGGATATGGGCCCACCAAGTGGTGTTACAATGAAGCAAGATGTAGGTAGACACAAGAAAGTTTTGAAGGATCAAAACAGGAAGAAAATTGTCAAATCTATAGAGAAAGATGTGGATACTAAGAAGAGAAAGCATCATTTTGCTGATACAG TAGTGCGCACCACATCAAGTGATGTAAAGAAATTAGAATCAAACGAAAAGAAAGCTCTTAAGGTTTTTAAGACTGATAAGCAAAGATACAGACATGATAAATCAGAAGTGGATGTGCAGAACGTTGATGGTTCAAGACCTATTCCCTCAAACGAATCAAAACAAATGGAAGAAAAGGATGGAATCCAAGTTCATTCAAGTGATCAAGTTTCTTTTAAAAAAGAGAATGGCATGACATCATCGTTAATACGAAGTCCAATGGAAACTAGTACCACGATGCATAAG GATGGCCATGTTGCTTATGACAATGGAAGAAGTAACAGTATAAGTAATGGAAGTAGGTCTAATATGAACAATCTGGAACAAGTTGACTCAGTCCCAAATGGCAAACTCCATGCTCAAATTGACGTAAAATCTGAAGAAATGAATCACTCCGTAAAGACTACTGATTCTCAAAATGTTCATCCTAGTGATTTAAAGTTGGATAGCTCTGAAACCTTGGCCCAAGATACAAAGGTTCCTGATGATCCTTCTTCTGCGAGTTTTGAAATGAAGAAAGAAGCCGTACGTGTGTCAAAAACGGTGCAAACCGTTGTGAAAGACCCGCCACACATTGATACTAAAGCGGATGATCCTGGTGAATCATACGGTGGTATCAGGCCCAAAGGACCAGTGAGCGGATCAGAAAATTCGACAGTAGCTCAGAGTTCTTCAGAAGCCCAAATTAAATTAAATGGGACAATGTCAAGTCCAAAAGTTGCGTCTAGTCATCGTAAAGTGAATGTAAAATCTTCTTCAATACCGTCTGTTCCTGATAAGGCAGGATATTCTATTCATGATGATCGTAAGATCAAAAAGGATAATAATGGGGACACTTTTGAGAAACCAAAGAAATCAGTAAAAGAACCTCCAAAATCTTCGTCGACATCCGATCTAAAGTCTTCACATTTGAGCAGGTCATCACTTGCTCCTGTTTCGAAGAAGACTTTATCTGATTTGAAGGACTCTTCGGTCTTATCATCCTCTAAAACCTCTTCTGCCACCCGGGACGCCACCCGGGACTCTGGTGATTCTGCCAGCTCATTGCGACGTGATAACGGTGCGCACAAACAAAACAAAAAATCAGAAAAGACGACTCAGTTAAATAGACATCATGCACCAAAGAATCATCCTCCACATGTAAACTTAAGTGATGAAGAG CTGGCTTTACTTCTACATCAAGAATTGAATAGCTCTCCAAGGGTTCCACGAGTGTCACGTATGCGCAATACTGGCAGCTTACCTCAGCTAGCTTCTGGTACGTCTACTAGCATACTAATGAAACGAACATCTTCTGGAGTAAAGGATAACGAGGTGGTATTAAGAAAGAAAAATAAGGATAAGGATTCAGGAAATAATACGGTGACTAATTCCCGTGAGGTAGATGGAGGAAAAAGAACGGATAAAACACCTTACGTGGCCTACTCAAGGAGGCACGATCCACACAAAAATGGTTCGGCAAAAATGGTGCACCCTCCTGCTGCAACAACAGGTAGCTGTGGTCCATCTTCTTCTAATGAAGTTAATCAGAATGCTTCTGATGTTGAAACCGGTGTAATCACCCATCGCACTTTACCAG CGTTGATTGGTGACATTATGAGCAAAGGTAGGCGGATGACATATGAAGAACTCTGCAATGCTGTTTTGCCG CACTGGCCTAATTTGCGTAAACATAATGGGGAGCGTTATGCATATTCTAGTCATTCGCAAGCTGTGCTTGATTGCTTGAGGAACCGGAGTGAATGGTCCAGATTGGTTGATCGTGGCCCTAATAAG ACAAATGTGGGTAGGAAAAAACGCAAGTCTGAAGCAAACGCACCAAATCTTGAATCAGAAGATGACGAAGATTGTAGCATAGACAGAAACACAAAAGATGTAGATAATAGTAATGGGAAACGATTAGTAGCAAGAAAACAAAGGCGACTTACTCTGCAAGGAAGAAAAATAAAGGATGTTAGAAGGAGACGTAAAACAGAAGATAGTGATGTCGAGTCTTCTGATGAATCTAATGAAGAAAGTGAGTACAGTGATGAAGAAATGCAAGATGGGAAAACGTCTGGAGGTCCGAATGAGGCTTCTGGTAGCTCAGATGAAACGGGAACAATGTCATAA
- the LOC139851698 gene encoding 26S proteasome non-ATPase regulatory subunit 11 homolog, whose amino-acid sequence MTSSYLPATSASLDLASEAKNRHEAITILYQVLNNPAASSEALQVKEQAIAKLTELLKEENRGDDLHSLLTTLRPFFSLIPKSKTAKIVRGIIDSISKIPNTTSLQISLCKEMIDWARSEKRTFLRQRVEARLAALLTDCKEYSEALTILSGLVKEVRRLDDKLLLVDIHLLESKLHFSLRNILKAKAALTSARTTANAIYVPPGQQGTIDLQSGLIYAEEKDYKTAYSYFFEAFEAFNALDDSRAVYSLKYMLLCKIMVNQGDDVAGIISSKALKFLGPELDAMKAVADAYAKRSLKLLETARQDFKVQLDEDLIVHRHLSSLYDTLLEQNLCRLIEPFSRVEIGHIASLIELPLEHVEKKLSQMILDKKFAGTLDQGVGCLTIFEDPKTDAIFPATLDTVQNTGKVVDSLFVRSVKIMA is encoded by the exons ATGACATCATCATATCTTCCAGCCACGTCAGCATCACTTGACCTGGCTTCAGAAGCCAAGAATCGACATGAAGCTATTACCATACTCTATCAGGTCCTGAATAACCCTGCAGCTTCTTCTGAAGCTTTACAGGTCAAAGAACAAGCTATTGCAAAACTAACAGAACTCCTTAAAGAAGAAAACAGAGGAGATGATCTTCATAGTcttttgaccacattaagaccCTTCTTTTCACTAATTCCAAAATCCAAAACAGCAAAAATCGTAAGGGGAATCATAGATTCAATTTCCAAGATACCAAACACCACCAGTCTTCAAATATCACTATGTAAAGAAATGATAGACTGGGCTCGATCTGAAAAACGCACCTTTTTAAGACAACGAGTTGAGGCCCGGCTTGCTGCTTTGTTAACGGACTGCAAGGAGTATTCAGAAGCTTTGACCATCCTTTCGGGTTTGGTCAAAGAGGTGAGAAGATTAGATGACAAATTGCTTCTTGTTGATATTCATTTATTAGAAAGTAAATTACATTTTTCATTAAGAAACATTTTAAAGGCAAAAGCTGCATTAACATCTGCTAGAACAACTGCAAATGCAATTTATGTTCCTCCTGGTCAACAAGGAACCATTGACTTACAGAGTGGGTTAATTTATGCTGAAGAAAAGGATTATAAAACGGCGTATAGTTATTTCTTTGAAGCATTTGAGGCATTTAATGCACTTGATGATTCTAGGGCTGTTTATAGTCTTAAGTATATGTTGCTATGCAAGATTATGGTTAACCAGGGTGATGATGTGGCGGGGATAATCTCATCGAAAGCTTTGAAGTTTTTAGGTCCAGAACTTGATGCAATGAAAGCTGTTGCTGATGCTTATGCAAAGAGGTCGTTAAAGCTGTTGGAAACGGCCCGTCAAGATTTTAAGGTCCAGTTGGATGAAGACCTCATTGTCCATAGGCACTTGTCTTCCCTTTATGACACACTATTGGAGCAAAACTTGTGCAG GTTGATTGAACCATTTTCAAGGGTTGAAATAGGTCACATAGCAAGTTTGATTGAGCTTCCATTAGAGCACGTGGAGAAAAAATTGTCACAGATGATATTGGACAAAAAGTTTGCTGGAACGTTAGACCAGGGTGTTGGGTGTCTCACTATTTTCGAAGATCCAAAAACGGATGCAATCTTCCCTGCAACACTTGATACCGTTCAAAACACGGGTAAGGTTGTCGACAGCTTGTTTGTTAGATCAGTCAAAATAATGGCATGA